The genomic stretch GCTCGGCGAGTAGCCGGTGTGCCGTGGTCAGCGGCGTGCCGGAGCGGGTGGCGACCTCCGACAGGCTCAGGCGCGGGTTCGCGCTGTCGAACGCGTCGAGGATCGCCAGGGCACGCGAGGTGACCGAGCGGCCGGGCACCGAGCTGCGGCCGGCCATGCGGCGCCTCCCGTCCAGTGGAAGTCCGAGCTTGGGCAGCCTAGCCGCTGGCCGTACGGTCCCGGCATGACCGGGACCACAGCCGGGAGCCGGCTCGTCCTGCCGCGCTACCTGCGCGAGGACGACGCGACCCGCACGCCCGTCGGCTTCCCCGCCTACCGCAGCACCGGGCTGCGCGCCCCGCTGCACGCCCCGGTCGACTTGCCGCAGCGGCTGACCGAGATCACCGGTCCGCTGCTCGGCGAGGGGCGGGTCACGGCGGCCGACGCCGACCTCACCCGCCAGCACGACGGCGAGCCCCAGGGGCAGCGCATCGTCGTCCACGGACGGGTGCTCGACAGCGACGGCAGGCCGGTGCCGCACACCCTCGTCGAGATCTGGCAGGCGAACGCCGGTGGCCGGTACCGCCACGTGGTGGACAACTGGCCCTCGCCGCTGGATCCGAACTTCACCGGTCTCGGCCGCTGCCTGACCGACGCCCAGGGGCGGTACGAGTTCACGACCATCAAGCCCGGCGCCTATCCGTGGGGCAACCACCACAACGCCTGGCGGCCCGCGCACATCCACTTCTCGCTGTTCGGGCGGGCCTTCACCCAGCGACTGGTCACCCAGATGTACTTCCCGGACGATCCCTTGTTCTTCCAGGACCCGATCTTCAACGCGATCCCGGAGGCCGCGCGGCCATTGGCGATCAGCCGGTTCGACTACGAGCGCACCGTTCCGGAGTGGGCGCTGGCCTTCCAATGGGACATCGTGCTCCGCGGGCGCGGCCAGACTCCCTTCGAGACCGACGACGACGGAGACATCGCGTGAGCACCCCGCACACCGTGCTGCACACCACGCCCAGCGCCACGGTCGGCCCGTACTGGGCGATCGGCCTCACCTGGAAGGACGGGCCGTACGCGGTCGACCCGGGTGCGGAGGGAGCGATCTGGATCCGCGGCCGGGTCTTCGACGGCGCCGGCAACCCGCTCGCCGTCGGGCTGGTGGAGACCTGGCAGGCCGATCCGGACGGGCGCTTCGACCACCCCGACGACCCGCGCGGGCAGTCCGCGACGCCGGGCTTCCGCGGCTTCGCCCGCTCCTCGCTGGTCGACGCCGGAGAGTTCGCCGTCTGCACCCTCAAGCCCGGCCGGGTCCCTGACGGGCGGGGCGGGCTGCAGGCGCCGCACATCGACGTGTCCCTGTTCTCCCAGGGACTGCTCGACCGGCTCGTGACCCGGATCTACTTCGCCGACGAGCCGGCGGCCAACGCCGAGGACGTCGTGCTCCGCGACGTCGCCGAGGACCGGCGCCGGACCCTGCTCGCGGAGCGGACCGACGACGGCTACCGGTTCGACGTGTACCTCCAGGGGGACCGGGAGACGGTCTTCTTCGCCCTGTGACCGGCTCCGGTAGGAAGGCTCCGTGAGCGGACTCTTCGACGGCACCTTCGCGCGCGGGGGAGCGGCCGCCGCCGTCTCCGACGCGGCCTGGTTCCGCGCGCTGCTGGCGGTCGAGGCCGCCGTGGCCCGGGCGGCCGCCCGCGTCGGCCTGGTGCCGACGACCGCCGCCGACGCCGTCACGAGGGCCTGCGCCGAGCCGGCCGGCCTCGACCTGGCCTCGGTGGTCGCGCGGTCGGCCGACGCCGGCAACCCGGTGCCGCCGCTGGTGCGGGTGCTGCAGGACGCGGTGGGGGAGCGGGACGCGGTCGCCGTGCACGTGGGCGCCACCAGCCAGGACGTCCTGGACACCGCGCTAGTGCTGCTGGCCCGCGACGCGATCGCCGCGATCGACGCCGACCTGGCCGCGGCCGCCGATGCGGCCGCGCGGCTGGCCGCCGACCACCGCGACGACCTGGTCATGGCCCGGACGCTGATGCAGCAGGCGCTCCCGACCACCTTCGGGCTCAAGGCGGCCGGCTGGCTGGCCGGCCTGGACGGCGTCCGGCTGCGGCTCGCCGAGGTCGTCGCCTCGCTGCCGGTCCAGTACGGAGGAGCAGCCGGCACCCTCGCCGCGTCGTCCGGCTCGGGCGTCGTGCTGCGGACGGCGCTGGCCGAGGAGCTCGGGCTCGCGGACGCCGCGGTCGCCTGGCACACGGTGCGGCTGCCGATCGCCGACCTGGCGGGGGCGCTGGGGGCGGCGGCCGGTGTGGTCGCCACCGTCGCGGTCGACGTCGTCCTCATGGCGCAGACGGAGATCGCCGAGGTGAGCGAGGGCGGAGACGCCCGCGGCGGCTCGTCGGTGATGCCGCACAAGCGGAACCCGGTCGCGGCCATCTCGGCCCGCGCCTGCGCGCGGCGGGCGCCGGGCCTGGTCGCCACCCTGCTGTCGGCCATGGAGCAGGAGCACGAGCGGGCGGCCGGAGGGTGGCACAGCGAGTGGCCGACCCTGACCGACCTGCTCGCGACCGTCGGCTCGGCGGCGTCCTGGCTGGCCGAGTGCCTGAGCGGCCTCCGGGTGGACGCCGACCGCATGGCGGCCGGCGTCGCGGCCGCCCGCGACCCGGAGCTCGCCGGTGCCCTGGCCGAGGCGCTCGCGCCGACGCTCGGCAAGGGCGCGGGCCACGACGCCGCCGCCGCGGCCGTGCGCGAGGCCCGGGACGGCGGCCGCACCCTGCGCGATGTGCTCGCGGGGCGGTCGGACGTCGACGTCGACGCGCTGCGGGGCGTTCCCGACCCCGGTGAGGCGGCGGCGCAGGTGGACGCCGTCCTCGCCGATCACCGCCGGCTGACGGAGGGGCAGGTATGAGCGCCGTCGAGGTGTCGCACAGCGTGGCGGGGCCGGCCGGCGCGCCGGTCGTCGTCCTCTCCAACTCGCTCGGGGCCGACCGCGGGATGTGGGACCCGCAGGTCCCGCCCCTGGCCGAGCGCTACCGCGTGGTCACCTACGACAACCGGGGGCACGGCTCGTCCCCGGCCCCCGCCGGGCCGTACAGCCTGGACGACCTGGTGGACGACGTGGTCGCGCTGCTGGCCACCGTCGGGGCGGAGCGCGCGCATTTCGTGGGCCTGTCCATCGGCGGGATGATCGGCATGCGGCTGGCCGCGCGCGAGCCCCAGGTGGTCGACCGGCTGGCGCTGCTGTGCACGTCGGCGAAGCCCGAACCGCAGGGCTTCCTCGACCGCGCGGCGGCGGTGCGCTCCGGGGGCACGGGCCCGATCGCGCCGGCGGTGGTGAGCCGCTGGCTCACGCCCGGCTTCGCCGCCGGGCACCCGGACCTCGTGGCCCGGCTCGAGGGCATGATCGCCGGCTGCGAGGACGAGGGCTACGCCGCCTGCGCCGAGGTGGTGGCGGCCGTCGACCTGCGCGACGACCTGCCGCGGATCAGCGCCCCGACGCTGGTGATCTCCGGCGCCGAGGACCCGGCGCTGCCCCCCGAGCACCAGCGGCTGATCGCCGACGGCATCGCCGGTGCCGAGTTGCGCACCGTGAGCCCGGCCGCCCACCTCGCCAACCTGGAGCGCCCGCTCGAGGTCACCGGCGCGCTGCTCGCCCACCTCGACACGGCAGGAGCCTCCGCATGAGCACCGACGACGAACGCCGCGAGGCCGGCATGCGGACCCGGCGTGAGGTGCTGGGCGACGAGTGGGTAGACCGCGCGGTCGCGAACACCACGCCGTTCACCGCCGACTTCCAGGACTTCATCACCCGCATCGCGTGGGGCGACCTGTGGCAGCGGCCCGGGCTGGCGCGCCGCGACCGCAGCCTCATGACGCTGTCGGTCACCATCGCGCTGCGGCACTGGGACGAGTTCGCCCTGCACGTGCGGGCGGCCAGGAACAACGGGCTGACCGACGAGGAGATCGCCGAGGTGTGCCAGCACGCCGCGATCTACGCCGGCGTCCCCGCCGCCAACCACGCGTTCAAGGTCGCCGCGCCGATCCTCGAGGAGCTGCGCGGCGCACGGGACTGATCCGGCGGGCGGTCCGGCCGCAGTCGGTTCACGGCGCCGTGCCGGCTGGCACGATCACTGTGGCCCCCGTCACGCAAAAGTCTTGACTTCTCTGTAATACAAGAGACAAGGTTTGTCCCCTAGGGTGATCCCACACCGGGCCGAAAGGGGAGACGTGAAGCCGGGCGTTTTCGAGTACGTCGCACCGACGACGGTGGAGGACGCGCTGGCCGTCCTGGCCGAGCGCGGTGACGACACCTCTCTCCTTGCCGGAGGGCAGAGCCTCATGCCGCTGATGAACATGCGGCTGGCCCGCCCGGAGGTGCTCCTCGACCTCAACGGTCTGAATGAACTGGCGTCGTGGGGCCTGTCCGAGGACGGGCTCCGCGCCGGCGCGCTGGTCCGCGCCGCGGATCTCGAGCGTTCGCGCGAGGTGCGAGCCCAGCTGCCCACGCTGGTCGAGGCAATCAGCCACATCGGCCACCCGCAGATCCGCAACCGCACGACGATCGGCGGGAACGTCGCCCACGCCGACCCCTCCTCGGAGCTGCCGGGGATGCTCGCGGCGCTCGAGGGCAGCGTCGAGCTCACCTCGAGCCGCGGCTCCCGCACGCTGCCGTGGTCGGAGTTCTTCGTCAGCGTCTTCATGACGGCTCGCGAGCCCGACGAGATGGTCACCGCCGTGACCTTCCCGGTCCCGCATGGCTGGGACGTGCGCTTCAGCGAGATGGCCCGCCGGCACGGGGACTTCCCGATCGTCGCTCTGACCGTCGCCGTCCGGACCGACGACGACGTCGTGACCGGCCTGCGGGTGGCCGCGACCGGGGTGAGCGACCGGCCGGTCCGGCTGACCGCCGTCGAGAAAGCCGCCGTCGGGCGCCGGCTCGAGCCGAGCCTCGTCCGCGACCTGGTCGCTCTGTCGCGAGAGGAGATCGATCCGCAGCCGGACGGTGCCGGCAGCGCGGAATACCGCCGGTACCTGCTCGGGACGCTGCTCGAACGCAGCCTCCTGCCCGACGCCGCACCCGCCGCGGCCTGACCGATCCAGACACGGACGAGGAGGACATTCCCGTTGAGCATCGAGGAGACCATTGCCGCGAGCGGCGCTGACGTCGCGGAGGTGGCCGTGACCGTCAACGGCACCCGGCGTCGCGCGCAGACCGAGGTGCGCACCTTGCTGTCGGACTTCCTGCGGCACGACCTCGGGCTCACGGGCACGCACGTCGGTTGCGAGCACGGGGCCTGCGGTGCCTGCACGGTCCTGGTCGACGGCGTCGCTGTCCGCGCCTGCCTGATGCTCGCCGTGCAGGTCTCCGGCCGCGAGGTCACCACCGTCGAGGGCCTGTCCCAGGACGGCGAGCTGAGCCCGCTGCAGGACGCCATGTGGGCCGAGCACGGGCTGCAGTGCGGCTTCTGCACGCCGGGCATCCTGTGCACGCTCGAGGGTGCCGCCCGCGCGGGTGACGACATCGAGGCGGCGATGGACGACCTCCTCGGCGGCCACATCTGCCGGTGCACCGGGTACCAGAACGTGCGCGCCGCGGTCCGCCGCTGGTGCGGCGAGGGCGGCGCCGGCTGCGGATCTGCGTCAGGTGGAACCCGATGACCGTCGCTCCGGAGCGCCCGGGCTCGCTCGTCGGCGCCCGTGTCCGCCGGGTCAACGACCCCCGTCTGCTGCGGGGCGAGGGCCGCTACGTCGACGACGTCCACCTCGCCGGAATGGTGCACGCCACCGTCCTGCGCAGCCCCGTCGCGCACGCCGACATCCGCTCCTTCGACGCGTCCGAGGCGGGCGGCCTGCTGGTCCTCGGGCCCGACGACGTCGCCGTGGCCACCAACCCCCTGCGCTGCGTGTGGATCGCCGTGGGCGGGCAGCGGCAGACCCAGGTGCCGCTCGGCGAGCGTCGGGTCCGCTACGTGGGTCAGCCGATCGGCGTGGTGGTGGCCGAGTCGCGGGCCGCGGCCGAGGACGCCGCGGAGATGATCGACGTCGACTACGACGAACTCCCCACGGTCGCCGACCAGGAGTCGGCACTGGCCGAGGGTGCTCCGCTGCTGCACCCGGACTGGGGCACCAACGTGGCGGCGGACTTCCGGGTCGGGGACGACGCCGAGGCGGTCGAGGCCGCCATGGCCGGGGCCGCCCGGGTTATCGAGCGCCGGCTGGTGATCCCGCGGATCGTGCCCAGCCCCATGGAGACCCGCGGTGTCGTGGCCAGCTGGGACGCCAACCTGCGCGAACTCACCGTCTGGTCGTCCACCCAGACCCCGCATCACGTCAGGGACCACCTGGCCACCGCCCTGCGGCTGTCGGCCGACCAGGTCCGCGTGGTCGCACCCGACCTCGGGGGCGGCTTCGGGTCCAAGGAGCACCTGTACCCCGACGAGGTCATGGTCGCGCTGGCCTCGATGCGGCTCGGCCGTCCGGTCAAGTGGATCGAGGACCGCGTCGAGCACTTCACGGCCACCATGCACGCTCGGGACGCCGTCCACTACGCCCGGCTGGGCATGGACCAGGACGGCCGGTTCATCGCCATCTCCAGCGACGTCATCGGCAACCTGGGGGCCCACCCGTCGAACGTCGGTACAGGGCCGTTCCGCATCTCCGGCTCGATGTTGCCCGGGCCGTACCGGTTCGCCACCGCCGGGGTGCGCGTGCGCGGGGTGCTGACCACCACGACCCCGACCGGGGCCTACCGCGGTTTCGGCATGCAGGAGGCGGCCTGGGTGCGCGAGCGGCTGGTCGACGAGGCCGCCCGCGACCTCGGCATGGACCCGGTCGAGCTGCGGCTGGTCAACATGCTGCGCGAGGACGAGCTGCCGCACACGACCCCGACTCTGCAGGACTACGACTCCGGCGACTACGTCGAGGGCCTGTCCATGCTGCGGGACATGGTGACCAAGGACGCCGCACCGGCGGACACCAACCCGCGGGTTCGCCGCGGTGTGGGGTACGCCAGTCAGGTCGAGTTCACCGGGCTCGGCCCGAGCCCGGTGCAGAAGATCGTCGGGTTCCACCTGGGCGGCTTCGAGACCGGCGTCGTGCGGGTCGACCCCGATGGCAGCGTCGTAATCAGCTCCGGCGTCATGGGCATGGGCCAGGGCATCGAGACGACGCTGGCCCAGATCGCCGCCGAGAAGCTCGGTGTCCCGCTGGGGAAGGTGCGGGTCGCCCTCGGCGACACCAAGGTCGCCCCCTACTCGGCGTCCGGCTCGATCGCCAGCCGGTCGATGACCGTGGGCGGCGGCGCCGTCACCCGCGCCTCGATCACGCTTGCGCAGAAGATGCTGCGCATCGCCGCCCACCAGATGGAGGCCGACGCCGACGACGTCGAGCTGGTCGACGGGACGTTCCGGGTCAAGGGGGTGCCCTCGTCCGGCATCGACTTCGACTCGGTCGCGGCCTCGACCTGGCTGGGTTGGGACCTGCCTCCAGGGGAGGAAGCCGGACTCGAGGTGAAGGACATGCACGAGCCCTCGAACATCAGCTACTCGTACTCCTCGCACGCCGCCGCCGTGGCCGTGGATCTGGACACCGGCAAGGTGG from Blastococcus sp. PRF04-17 encodes the following:
- the pcaC gene encoding 4-carboxymuconolactone decarboxylase, which gives rise to MSTDDERREAGMRTRREVLGDEWVDRAVANTTPFTADFQDFITRIAWGDLWQRPGLARRDRSLMTLSVTIALRHWDEFALHVRAARNNGLTDEEIAEVCQHAAIYAGVPAANHAFKVAAPILEELRGARD
- a CDS encoding (2Fe-2S)-binding protein gives rise to the protein MSIEETIAASGADVAEVAVTVNGTRRRAQTEVRTLLSDFLRHDLGLTGTHVGCEHGACGACTVLVDGVAVRACLMLAVQVSGREVTTVEGLSQDGELSPLQDAMWAEHGLQCGFCTPGILCTLEGAARAGDDIEAAMDDLLGGHICRCTGYQNVRAAVRRWCGEGGAGCGSASGGTR
- the pcaD gene encoding 3-oxoadipate enol-lactonase, translating into MSAVEVSHSVAGPAGAPVVVLSNSLGADRGMWDPQVPPLAERYRVVTYDNRGHGSSPAPAGPYSLDDLVDDVVALLATVGAERAHFVGLSIGGMIGMRLAAREPQVVDRLALLCTSAKPEPQGFLDRAAAVRSGGTGPIAPAVVSRWLTPGFAAGHPDLVARLEGMIAGCEDEGYAACAEVVAAVDLRDDLPRISAPTLVISGAEDPALPPEHQRLIADGIAGAELRTVSPAAHLANLERPLEVTGALLAHLDTAGASA
- the pcaH gene encoding protocatechuate 3,4-dioxygenase subunit beta, which encodes MTGTTAGSRLVLPRYLREDDATRTPVGFPAYRSTGLRAPLHAPVDLPQRLTEITGPLLGEGRVTAADADLTRQHDGEPQGQRIVVHGRVLDSDGRPVPHTLVEIWQANAGGRYRHVVDNWPSPLDPNFTGLGRCLTDAQGRYEFTTIKPGAYPWGNHHNAWRPAHIHFSLFGRAFTQRLVTQMYFPDDPLFFQDPIFNAIPEAARPLAISRFDYERTVPEWALAFQWDIVLRGRGQTPFETDDDGDIA
- a CDS encoding FAD binding domain-containing protein produces the protein MKPGVFEYVAPTTVEDALAVLAERGDDTSLLAGGQSLMPLMNMRLARPEVLLDLNGLNELASWGLSEDGLRAGALVRAADLERSREVRAQLPTLVEAISHIGHPQIRNRTTIGGNVAHADPSSELPGMLAALEGSVELTSSRGSRTLPWSEFFVSVFMTAREPDEMVTAVTFPVPHGWDVRFSEMARRHGDFPIVALTVAVRTDDDVVTGLRVAATGVSDRPVRLTAVEKAAVGRRLEPSLVRDLVALSREEIDPQPDGAGSAEYRRYLLGTLLERSLLPDAAPAAA
- the pcaB gene encoding 3-carboxy-cis,cis-muconate cycloisomerase, which codes for MSGLFDGTFARGGAAAAVSDAAWFRALLAVEAAVARAAARVGLVPTTAADAVTRACAEPAGLDLASVVARSADAGNPVPPLVRVLQDAVGERDAVAVHVGATSQDVLDTALVLLARDAIAAIDADLAAAADAAARLAADHRDDLVMARTLMQQALPTTFGLKAAGWLAGLDGVRLRLAEVVASLPVQYGGAAGTLAASSGSGVVLRTALAEELGLADAAVAWHTVRLPIADLAGALGAAAGVVATVAVDVVLMAQTEIAEVSEGGDARGGSSVMPHKRNPVAAISARACARRAPGLVATLLSAMEQEHERAAGGWHSEWPTLTDLLATVGSAASWLAECLSGLRVDADRMAAGVAAARDPELAGALAEALAPTLGKGAGHDAAAAAVREARDGGRTLRDVLAGRSDVDVDALRGVPDPGEAAAQVDAVLADHRRLTEGQV
- the pcaG gene encoding protocatechuate 3,4-dioxygenase subunit alpha — encoded protein: MSTPHTVLHTTPSATVGPYWAIGLTWKDGPYAVDPGAEGAIWIRGRVFDGAGNPLAVGLVETWQADPDGRFDHPDDPRGQSATPGFRGFARSSLVDAGEFAVCTLKPGRVPDGRGGLQAPHIDVSLFSQGLLDRLVTRIYFADEPAANAEDVVLRDVAEDRRRTLLAERTDDGYRFDVYLQGDRETVFFAL
- a CDS encoding xanthine dehydrogenase family protein molybdopterin-binding subunit; the protein is MTVAPERPGSLVGARVRRVNDPRLLRGEGRYVDDVHLAGMVHATVLRSPVAHADIRSFDASEAGGLLVLGPDDVAVATNPLRCVWIAVGGQRQTQVPLGERRVRYVGQPIGVVVAESRAAAEDAAEMIDVDYDELPTVADQESALAEGAPLLHPDWGTNVAADFRVGDDAEAVEAAMAGAARVIERRLVIPRIVPSPMETRGVVASWDANLRELTVWSSTQTPHHVRDHLATALRLSADQVRVVAPDLGGGFGSKEHLYPDEVMVALASMRLGRPVKWIEDRVEHFTATMHARDAVHYARLGMDQDGRFIAISSDVIGNLGAHPSNVGTGPFRISGSMLPGPYRFATAGVRVRGVLTTTTPTGAYRGFGMQEAAWVRERLVDEAARDLGMDPVELRLVNMLREDELPHTTPTLQDYDSGDYVEGLSMLRDMVTKDAAPADTNPRVRRGVGYASQVEFTGLGPSPVQKIVGFHLGGFETGVVRVDPDGSVVISSGVMGMGQGIETTLAQIAAEKLGVPLGKVRVALGDTKVAPYSASGSIASRSMTVGGGAVTRASITLAQKMLRIAAHQMEADADDVELVDGTFRVKGVPSSGIDFDSVAASTWLGWDLPPGEEAGLEVKDMHEPSNISYSYSSHAAAVAVDLDTGKVDIEGYWVTHDSGTVINPMIVDGQVMGGVAQGIGIALYEKMTYGEGAQPTTTSFLDYLVPLSADVPDMGIGHTEHPAPHIPGGMKGAGEGGTIPAPAAVANAVAAAVPEIAGQVLETPLSPGRMWEMLHEAGLHERP